A DNA window from Bacteroidota bacterium contains the following coding sequences:
- a CDS encoding MBL fold metallo-hydrolase → MILTFLGTGTSQGVPVITCNCTVCKSDDLRDNRLRSSLLVETDGKTLVIDTGPDFRQQMIREKVAFLDAVLITHGHKDHIAGLDDVRAYNYVSGYPMDVYGSADALENIKRDFFYVFSKNAYPGIPRINLIEIFNRGFYIGETLITPIEVDHMNLKVFGFRIGDMTYITDCNRIPEAEMQKISGTRVLILNALRMKPHVSHFSLPEALEVIEKIHPERAYITHISHQLGLHASVSESLPENVFLGYDGLKVSL, encoded by the coding sequence GTGATTTTAACATTTCTCGGTACCGGTACTTCCCAGGGTGTTCCTGTTATTACCTGCAATTGTACGGTTTGCAAATCCGATGATTTGCGGGATAACCGATTGCGTTCGAGTTTATTGGTGGAAACCGATGGTAAAACCCTGGTTATCGACACCGGTCCGGATTTCCGGCAGCAGATGATTCGCGAGAAAGTTGCTTTCCTGGATGCAGTATTGATAACCCATGGGCATAAAGATCATATCGCAGGATTGGATGATGTGCGTGCGTATAACTATGTAAGTGGCTACCCCATGGATGTTTACGGTTCAGCGGATGCTCTGGAAAACATTAAAAGGGATTTTTTCTACGTATTCTCGAAAAATGCCTATCCCGGCATCCCAAGGATAAACCTCATTGAAATATTTAACCGCGGGTTTTATATCGGTGAAACCCTGATAACCCCTATAGAGGTTGATCATATGAATCTCAAGGTATTTGGGTTCCGTATCGGGGACATGACATATATCACTGATTGCAATCGTATTCCCGAAGCGGAGATGCAAAAGATATCAGGAACCCGTGTTCTTATTCTGAATGCTCTTCGCATGAAACCTCATGTTTCGCATTTCAGCCTGCCGGAAGCGCTGGAAGTCATAGAGAAAATACATCCTGAAAGGGCTTATATTACTCATATCAGTCATCAGCTCGGGCTTCATGCATCTGTGTCGGAAAGCCTTCCTGAAAATGTATTTCTGGGTTACGACGGACTGAAGGTCAGTCTGTGA
- the dapA gene encoding 4-hydroxy-tetrahydrodipicolinate synthase — translation MVNEIRGTGVALITPFHNYGTIDFTSLGKIIEHVIENQVDFIVALGTTSEAATLSKDEKQAVMEYIIESVDGRVPIVMGIGGNNTQEITDNIKSQDFTGIAAVLSVTPYYNKPQQKGLYYHFKNITTACPVPIILYNVPGRTAANLTAETTLRLAFEFETIIGVKEASGNFQQIMEIIRDKPKEFVVYSGDDALTFPLLMLGAEGVISVVANAFPREFSFMVTNAIRGSKKKARAVHYALLDIMNAIFEDGNPSGIKAALDIMGMCGNNLRLPLVKVNKATYNKLQTLVEMHSLPALIDL, via the coding sequence ATGGTGAATGAAATCAGAGGCACCGGCGTAGCTCTTATTACGCCATTTCACAATTACGGAACCATCGACTTTACCTCACTGGGAAAGATCATTGAGCATGTGATCGAAAACCAGGTGGATTTCATCGTTGCCCTCGGAACCACCAGCGAAGCAGCCACCTTATCGAAAGATGAAAAACAGGCGGTGATGGAGTACATCATTGAAAGCGTTGACGGAAGAGTGCCCATTGTTATGGGAATCGGTGGAAACAATACCCAGGAGATTACTGATAATATTAAATCACAGGATTTTACAGGAATTGCAGCAGTGCTGTCTGTTACTCCCTATTATAACAAACCTCAGCAAAAAGGTTTGTATTATCATTTTAAGAATATTACAACGGCCTGTCCGGTGCCTATCATTTTATATAATGTACCTGGCAGGACTGCCGCCAACCTGACCGCCGAAACCACGCTGAGGCTTGCTTTTGAGTTTGAAACCATCATCGGGGTAAAAGAAGCATCGGGTAACTTCCAGCAGATCATGGAGATCATCCGGGATAAACCCAAAGAATTCGTGGTATATTCCGGCGACGACGCCCTGACCTTTCCTTTGCTTATGCTGGGTGCTGAAGGCGTGATCTCCGTGGTAGCCAACGCTTTTCCCCGGGAGTTTTCCTTTATGGTTACCAACGCCATCCGGGGTAGCAAGAAAAAAGCCAGAGCCGTGCATTACGCACTGCTCGATATCATGAACGCCATCTTTGAAGACGGCAATCCCTCTGGCATCAAAGCTGCCCTGGATATCATGGGAATGTGCGGAAACAACCTGCGCCTGCCGCTTGTCAAAGTTAACAAAGCCACCTATAACAAACTGCAAACCCTGGTGGAAATGCATTCGTTACCAGCTCTCATTGATCTCTAA
- a CDS encoding carboxypeptidase regulatory-like domain-containing protein: protein MKSILYSLLLLLIPVFTLFSQETDVFHGRPEVFFSFNLQDNEEITILSKTVSIDRFFPETGQGQAYANKQEWNAFLGLDIPYKIETPPSMQVKDLKMKDNVNIREISDWNFYPTYDAYIDIMEQFATDFPEICEVFSIGTSVQGRQIMMARITDNPGVREAEPQFLYTSSMHGDELTGYVLMLHLIDHLLTNYGTDPRITGLIDGVEIWINPLANPDGTYAGGNQSVYGATRYNSLGVDINRNFPDPEDGPHPDGNEWQKETEVFMALAEANHFVSSCNIHGGAEVCNYPWDTWAKLSADDNWWVYVCREYADTVHEYGPPGYMNFMNNGITNGYTWYTISGGRQDYMNYFHQCREFTLEISDDKTPPASQLNNFWEYNYRSFLNYIDQNTFGLRGTVTDADSGEPLVAEVFVLNHEEDSSWVYSDVANGNYHRLLFEGTWDVRFRVPGYYPQTFQDVIVNNREATVLDVQMIWMFSVTDEPDQGKISVYPNPVTSGYFILTSEDEIDRVILTTLSGKTIKEWEGNHSNRITLNTEDIAESAYILRVISDKRMITGKILIR from the coding sequence ATGAAATCTATATTGTACTCCTTACTCCTCCTCCTCATCCCTGTTTTTACTTTGTTTTCCCAGGAAACAGATGTTTTTCACGGAAGGCCGGAAGTATTTTTCTCTTTCAACCTTCAAGACAACGAGGAGATAACAATTTTATCAAAAACTGTCTCCATCGACCGTTTCTTCCCGGAAACAGGACAGGGTCAAGCCTATGCCAATAAACAGGAATGGAATGCCTTCCTGGGACTGGATATCCCTTATAAAATTGAAACCCCTCCTTCTATGCAGGTTAAAGACCTGAAGATGAAAGACAACGTTAATATCAGGGAAATATCCGATTGGAATTTTTATCCCACGTACGATGCCTACATAGATATTATGGAACAATTTGCAACTGATTTCCCGGAAATCTGTGAGGTTTTTAGTATAGGGACATCCGTCCAGGGCCGGCAAATCATGATGGCCAGAATTACCGACAATCCCGGCGTCAGGGAGGCAGAACCTCAGTTCCTTTATACCTCATCCATGCACGGGGATGAGCTGACAGGTTATGTCCTGATGCTCCATTTGATCGATCACCTGCTCACTAACTATGGGACTGATCCCAGGATAACCGGACTGATCGACGGGGTGGAGATATGGATCAATCCCCTGGCCAATCCCGACGGCACCTATGCCGGTGGAAACCAAAGCGTTTATGGGGCCACCCGGTATAATTCTCTTGGCGTGGATATCAACCGCAATTTCCCGGATCCAGAAGACGGACCCCATCCCGATGGAAACGAATGGCAGAAGGAAACCGAGGTGTTTATGGCACTTGCCGAAGCCAATCATTTCGTATCCTCGTGCAATATCCATGGTGGAGCTGAAGTATGCAATTATCCATGGGATACCTGGGCCAAACTATCTGCCGATGATAACTGGTGGGTTTATGTTTGTCGCGAATATGCCGACACTGTGCATGAATATGGCCCCCCAGGCTACATGAACTTCATGAATAACGGCATCACCAATGGCTATACATGGTATACGATAAGCGGCGGACGCCAGGATTATATGAATTATTTCCACCAGTGCCGTGAATTTACCCTCGAAATCAGCGATGATAAAACCCCTCCCGCATCGCAGCTAAACAATTTCTGGGAATACAACTACCGCTCATTCCTGAATTATATTGACCAAAACACTTTCGGACTGAGGGGGACAGTAACGGACGCCGACAGCGGTGAACCGCTGGTTGCAGAGGTATTTGTTCTTAATCACGAGGAGGATAGTTCCTGGGTTTATTCTGATGTTGCCAACGGTAACTACCACCGCTTGCTCTTCGAAGGTACCTGGGATGTTCGTTTCAGGGTCCCCGGATATTACCCCCAAACATTTCAGGATGTTATTGTTAACAACAGGGAAGCAACCGTGCTCGATGTACAGATGATCTGGATGTTCTCCGTAACCGATGAGCCTGACCAGGGAAAAATATCCGTTTATCCCAATCCTGTTACCTCGGGATATTTCATTTTAACATCAGAGGATGAAATCGACAGGGTTATTCTCACTACCCTTTCCGGAAAAACCATAAAGGAATGGGAAGGAAATCATTCTAACAGAATTACGCTCAATACAGAAGATATTGCCGAATCAGCCTATATTCTCAGAGTGATCTCGGATAAACGAATGATAACAGGAAAAATTCTGATCAGATAA
- a CDS encoding aminotransferase class I/II-fold pyridoxal phosphate-dependent enzyme, with the protein MDLFEKIVKKPGPLGQYRNHGHGYYMFPKLEGDLSNRMNFMGKERLIWSLNNYLGLANHPEVRKADAEAAARWGMAYPMGARMMSGQSNYHEQLEHELASFVGRESAYLLNYGYQGMLSIIDSLVDRKDVIVYDSEAHACIIDGMRLHFGKRFVYPHNDMQNLEKELERATKITEETGGGILVITEGVYGMSGDLGNLKEIVKMKDKYNFRLLVDDAHGFGTMGPHGAGTDEHYGVQDQVDLYFGTFAKAMAGIGGFIAGPNDIIWHLMYNMRSQIFAKSLPMPMVIGALKRLQLVKETPELRENLWKIVHALQNGLRERGFNLGKTESPVTPVILAGGVPEATQITHDLRENYNIFCSIVTYPVVPKGIILLRLIPTAVHTIEDVNYTIDAFSVVKEKLDAGKYSSGEMQSMVVH; encoded by the coding sequence GTGGATTTATTTGAAAAGATTGTTAAAAAGCCCGGGCCTCTTGGACAATACCGGAATCATGGGCATGGTTATTACATGTTTCCCAAGCTGGAGGGAGATTTATCGAACCGTATGAATTTCATGGGTAAGGAACGGCTGATCTGGAGCCTGAATAATTATCTTGGTTTGGCTAACCATCCAGAGGTCAGAAAGGCGGATGCGGAAGCGGCAGCCCGCTGGGGTATGGCCTATCCTATGGGAGCGAGAATGATGTCGGGGCAGAGTAATTATCACGAGCAGCTTGAGCATGAACTGGCGAGTTTTGTCGGTCGTGAATCGGCATACCTGCTGAATTACGGTTACCAGGGCATGCTTTCAATCATTGATTCGCTGGTTGATCGTAAGGATGTGATCGTTTACGATTCGGAAGCCCATGCCTGCATTATTGACGGTATGCGTCTTCACTTCGGAAAGCGTTTTGTATATCCTCACAACGATATGCAGAACCTCGAAAAAGAACTGGAAAGAGCCACAAAGATTACTGAAGAAACGGGAGGAGGAATCCTTGTGATCACTGAGGGTGTGTATGGGATGTCGGGCGATTTAGGCAATCTGAAAGAGATTGTGAAAATGAAAGACAAATATAATTTCCGTCTTTTGGTTGACGATGCTCATGGATTTGGCACTATGGGCCCTCACGGGGCAGGCACGGATGAGCATTACGGCGTTCAGGATCAGGTTGACCTCTATTTTGGGACTTTTGCCAAGGCCATGGCAGGTATTGGTGGTTTTATCGCCGGACCGAATGATATTATCTGGCACCTGATGTATAACATGCGTTCCCAGATATTTGCCAAATCCCTTCCTATGCCGATGGTAATAGGTGCTTTAAAAAGACTGCAGCTGGTAAAGGAAACGCCGGAATTGCGTGAAAACCTGTGGAAAATTGTTCATGCATTACAAAACGGCCTGAGAGAAAGAGGTTTTAACCTTGGAAAAACCGAATCACCGGTTACCCCCGTGATTCTTGCCGGTGGTGTTCCCGAAGCTACTCAGATCACGCATGATTTAAGGGAAAACTATAATATCTTCTGTTCCATTGTTACCTATCCTGTCGTGCCCAAAGGGATTATTCTTTTGAGACTCATTCCAACTGCAGTGCATACAATTGAGGATGTTAATTATACCATTGATGCCTTTTCTGTTGTCAAGGAAAAGCTGGATGCAGGAAAATATTCCTCAGGGGAAATGCAATCTATGGTTGTTCATTAG
- the bamD gene encoding outer membrane protein assembly factor BamD produces MFRDRYIFLVLIVILIFTSCSKHQKIMKSSDNELKYEAAIDYYERGDYYRALQLFESLMGIYRGTAKAEQMYYYYAYCYYNQDEYLLASYYFKRYAQSYPNAERAEECMFMSAYCQYLLSPKFSLDQTATYEAIKELQLFIDLFPASSRKETSNQLIDELRAKLEKKDFEIAKQYLKTEHYQAAITAFLNLTKDYPDTENREDILYYILKSYYYYAEKSIEDKQLERYQAAIEAYNDLIYLYPETRYGKDADGMHQDARKKINN; encoded by the coding sequence ATGTTTCGAGACAGGTACATCTTTTTGGTATTAATTGTAATTCTGATATTTACATCGTGCAGTAAACATCAGAAAATTATGAAGAGTAGCGATAATGAGCTAAAATATGAGGCCGCTATCGATTATTATGAGCGTGGCGATTATTATCGCGCACTGCAGTTGTTTGAAAGCCTGATGGGTATTTACCGCGGTACAGCCAAAGCCGAACAAATGTATTACTATTATGCATATTGTTATTATAACCAGGATGAGTACCTCCTGGCAAGTTATTATTTCAAGCGCTATGCACAAAGTTATCCAAATGCTGAAAGAGCGGAAGAATGTATGTTTATGAGCGCCTACTGCCAATACCTGCTTTCCCCCAAATTCAGCCTCGACCAGACCGCTACATACGAAGCTATAAAGGAATTGCAATTATTTATCGACTTATTTCCGGCAAGCTCCCGTAAGGAAACCAGTAACCAGCTTATCGACGAACTTCGCGCCAAACTTGAGAAAAAAGATTTTGAGATTGCCAAACAGTACCTCAAAACCGAACATTATCAGGCTGCCATCACCGCTTTCCTGAACCTTACCAAAGATTACCCGGATACAGAAAACAGGGAGGATATTCTTTATTACATCCTCAAATCATATTATTATTATGCTGAAAAAAGCATAGAAGACAAACAACTGGAAAGGTATCAGGCAGCCATTGAGGCATATAACGACCTGATTTACCTTTATCCGGAAACCAGGTATGGAAAAGATGCCGATGGAATGCATCAGGACGCCAGAAAGAAAATTAACAATTAA